In Bacteroidales bacterium, a single genomic region encodes these proteins:
- a CDS encoding type IX secretion system membrane protein PorP/SprF, translating into MKRIRYISILFLIAASSYAQQNSQYNQYIFNELVINPAYAGTKEIINANAIISKQWAGLDGSPTTQSIGIEGPFTNKVGLGIHVVNDKIGAQSQQSIFGSYSYKLQVNAKYKLALGLAVGASNFSIDGTKLTTTTQDDPAVPKTLENKILLDAKTGLFFYSDRFYAGFSVADLLANVFKNQPYYVDQVRHYYLTSGYVFDVLPKLKFKPSFLFKHAYKSPSNIDLNAFFLYNQKFWLGCTYRFGSMFLVNESLTNSLKKRDALVIMTEYNVNDKFRIGYAYTITTSVLKNYMSHELSLGYFIPGKTPIKKMNNIRYF; encoded by the coding sequence ATGAAACGAATTCGCTATATTTCAATCCTATTTCTGATAGCAGCATCTAGCTATGCACAGCAAAATTCGCAATACAATCAATACATTTTTAATGAATTGGTTATCAATCCTGCATATGCCGGGACAAAAGAAATAATCAATGCAAATGCTATCATATCAAAACAATGGGCAGGACTTGATGGTTCTCCCACAACACAATCAATTGGTATCGAGGGGCCTTTTACAAATAAAGTAGGTCTTGGAATACATGTTGTGAACGATAAAATAGGAGCACAATCTCAGCAAAGTATTTTTGGTAGTTACTCTTATAAATTACAAGTAAATGCAAAATATAAACTTGCTTTAGGTCTTGCAGTTGGAGCTTCAAATTTTTCTATTGATGGAACTAAGTTAACCACTACAACCCAGGACGACCCTGCAGTTCCAAAAACATTAGAAAATAAAATATTATTAGATGCTAAAACAGGATTATTCTTTTATAGCGATCGTTTTTATGCAGGTTTTTCTGTTGCAGATTTATTGGCTAATGTTTTTAAAAACCAACCATATTATGTTGATCAGGTTCGGCATTATTACTTAACTTCCGGATACGTTTTTGATGTTCTTCCTAAATTAAAATTTAAACCCAGTTTTCTTTTTAAACATGCATACAAATCGCCATCAAATATTGACTTAAATGCATTCTTCCTATATAATCAAAAATTTTGGCTGGGATGTACATATCGATTCGGTTCAATGTTTCTGGTAAATGAATCATTAACTAATTCACTCAAAAAAAGAGATGCTCTTGTTATTATGACAGAATATAATGTAAATGATAAATTCCGTATTGGATATGCTTATACAATAACAACATCGGTATTAAAAAACTATATGAGTCATGAACTTTCTCTTGGATATTTTATTCCAGGAAAGACTCCAATCAAGAAGATGAATAACATTAGGTATTTCTAA